Proteins found in one Mytilus edulis chromosome 2, xbMytEdul2.2, whole genome shotgun sequence genomic segment:
- the LOC139511974 gene encoding perlucin-like protein, with translation MNRTFMLILTFLVPCTLFSVNAKNVGGFITERNKRISVKTPAKIVHSKLACTALCLQNSGCCFANYNLLTKECILGNRRCHDNTESATGWLFLKRGTNYKNKVFFYFENTLDWYDAQSYCKRFGMRLATISNTDEDQFVKSLTKRSNGVWLGGSDMPNEGDWHWNKPNLPLVFTNWGRSALIKQPDNIFNQDCLTYWRCDPLETNYQWADASCGSSFYFICERIVRVDSETWPIE, from the exons ATGAATAGAACATTTATgctaattttaacttttttggtacCGTGCACCTTATTTTCCGTGAATGCAAAGAACGTTGGTGGTTTTATTACTGAGAGGAACAAACGAATTTCTGTTAAAACTCCGGCTAAAATAGTACATTCTAAGCTTGCTTGTACTGCTCTCTGCTTACAAAACAGTGGTTGCTGTTTTGCTAACTATAATCTCTTAACAAAGGAATGCATTCTTGGAAATAGACGTTGCCATGACAATACTGAATCAGCAACAGGGTGGTTATTTCTAAAAAGAG GTACTAATTACAAAAACAAGGTTTTTTTCTACTTTGAAAATACATTGGATTGGTATGATGCACAA AGCTACTGCAAAAGGTTTGGTATGAGACTTGCAACTATAAGTAATACAGACGAAGATCAATTTGTGAAATCTCTTACGAAGCGTAG CAATGGAGTATGGTTGGGAGGTTCAGATATGCCAAATGAAGGAGATTGGCACTGGAACAAACCTAACCTACCATTGGTATTTACTAACTGGGGAAGGTCAGCATTGATTAAGCAACCAGACAACATATTTAATCAAGACTGTCTAACATATTGGCGCTGTGATCCATTGGAAACTAACTATCAATGGGCTGACGCAAGCTGTGGGAGTTCTTTTTACTTCATATGTGAAAG AATTGTTCGTGTTGATAGTGAGACATGGCCAATTGAATGA